A region from the bacterium genome encodes:
- a CDS encoding DUF1919 domain-containing protein: MQQDNIVKNRDKLVILNGETNIFDSLYHINEENYEVIAILTNNKFEQGYKINNIPILPVDSIKDLEVNSVFISSVKHRASIYEQIAKFNIKDLKVFYNIKMLDSNIYLKSIDYDKNRLINKEMSIINNQCFGANLYKKLDLNYKSPFCWMYFEDEDFIKLLENLDYYLSCPLTFKDDYNLAYPVGLLDDIKIYFNHSKSQKYARLKWEERLQRFNKDNFFVVMKLEKSDNSESLANRFVNLKIKNKLLVTNFDFENKDCLNLKYWRIITPEYQHFWEYTNSTTFYNFDFIEWFNNNR; this comes from the coding sequence ATGCAACAAGACAACATAGTTAAAAATAGAGATAAACTGGTAATTTTAAACGGTGAAACAAATATTTTTGATTCACTTTATCATATTAATGAAGAAAATTACGAAGTAATTGCTATTTTAACAAATAATAAATTTGAACAGGGTTATAAAATTAATAATATTCCTATTTTACCTGTTGACTCAATTAAAGATTTAGAGGTTAATTCAGTTTTTATCAGTTCTGTAAAACATAGGGCTTCTATTTATGAACAAATTGCAAAATTCAACATAAAAGACCTTAAAGTGTTTTATAACATTAAAATGCTGGATTCGAATATTTATTTAAAATCTATAGATTACGATAAAAATAGATTGATTAATAAAGAAATGAGTATAATTAACAATCAATGTTTTGGCGCAAATTTATACAAAAAATTGGATTTGAACTATAAATCTCCGTTTTGCTGGATGTATTTTGAAGACGAAGATTTTATTAAATTATTGGAAAATTTAGATTATTACTTATCATGTCCACTGACATTCAAGGATGATTATAATCTGGCTTATCCTGTCGGATTGTTAGATGATATAAAAATCTATTTTAATCATTCTAAATCGCAAAAATATGCAAGACTAAAATGGGAAGAAAGATTGCAGCGCTTCAATAAAGACAATTTTTTTGTAGTAATGAAACTTGAAAAATCAGATAACTCAGAAAGTTTGGCAAATAGGTTTGTTAATTTGAAAATTAAAAATAAGCTGCTTGTTACTAATTTTGATTTTGAAAACAAAGATTGTTTAAATTTGAAATATTGGAGGATAATAACTCCTGAATATCAACACTTTTGGGAATACACCAATTCAACTACTTTTTATAATTTTGACTTTATAGAATGGTTCAATAACAATAGATAA
- the recN gene encoding DNA repair protein RecN, with translation MIKTLIIKDFVLIEELQISFDKGLNVLIGETGSGKSIIIDAIDLAFGARASKDQIRTGASKSFIELTIKINAGFPFEILEENGIEVEDDKLLVISREITQNATRSRINGILVAQNFVQTLRSFLVDIHSQHETYNYIHSKTHIDLLDSHGSSEYKDLLNSYKNIFFEYKSIAKELEIAQLQVQAGSQKIDFLKFQIEEITAAKIKNINEYDELMNERSILINSEELKEVTFSGYELLYNQDSSLIDVLNSLKNKLIKASKFDENLSKLAEIIDSSTVNLKEAANELRDYAENLETNPAKLKKLEERIELLYKIKRKYGSELSDVLKNLEKFEKELNEINFSDEKIQELSKKVVELQKETEILAEKLTVSREKIASTLSVLIENRLVKLEMPKVQFKISIEPAKDLSNKGKDDVEFLISPNIGEPLKPLSKIASGGEISRVILSIKTIFAQADKVNTVIFDEIDTGISGKTSQAVAESVAELGISQQVLCITHQPIIAAMADKHLYIKKIQENNTTNIIIQDLNQDEKIRALAGLASGSNDDENSLNFAAKLLEQAENFKNKFKTYIV, from the coding sequence ATGATTAAAACCTTAATTATAAAAGACTTTGTTTTGATTGAAGAGCTGCAAATCAGCTTTGATAAAGGCTTAAACGTACTTATCGGAGAAACAGGTTCAGGAAAAAGTATAATTATTGATGCGATTGATCTTGCATTTGGTGCGAGAGCTTCCAAAGATCAAATCAGAACAGGTGCGAGCAAGTCTTTTATTGAATTAACTATTAAGATTAATGCTGGTTTTCCTTTTGAGATTCTGGAAGAAAACGGTATCGAAGTCGAAGACGATAAATTGCTTGTTATTTCTCGAGAAATCACTCAAAATGCAACACGTTCCAGAATAAACGGAATACTTGTTGCGCAGAATTTTGTCCAAACATTAAGAAGCTTTCTTGTTGATATTCACAGCCAGCACGAAACTTATAACTATATCCATTCAAAAACCCATATAGATTTACTTGATAGCCACGGCAGCAGCGAATATAAAGATTTATTAAACAGCTATAAAAATATTTTTTTTGAATATAAATCAATCGCGAAAGAGCTGGAAATTGCACAGTTGCAAGTCCAAGCAGGATCGCAAAAAATTGATTTTCTTAAATTTCAGATCGAAGAAATCACTGCGGCTAAAATAAAAAATATTAATGAATATGATGAGTTAATGAATGAAAGATCAATTTTGATTAATTCGGAAGAATTAAAAGAAGTAACTTTTTCAGGTTATGAACTCCTGTATAATCAGGATAGCAGTTTGATTGATGTATTGAATTCTCTCAAAAACAAACTAATAAAAGCCTCTAAGTTTGATGAAAATCTGTCAAAACTTGCAGAAATTATTGATTCAAGTACGGTAAACCTTAAAGAAGCTGCAAATGAACTTAGAGATTACGCAGAAAATCTCGAAACCAACCCTGCAAAGCTTAAAAAACTTGAAGAAAGAATTGAACTTCTTTATAAAATAAAGAGAAAATACGGCTCAGAACTATCTGACGTGCTGAAAAATCTCGAAAAGTTCGAAAAAGAACTAAATGAAATTAATTTTAGCGACGAAAAAATTCAAGAATTATCCAAAAAAGTTGTTGAATTACAAAAAGAAACAGAAATTTTAGCTGAAAAATTAACAGTTTCAAGAGAAAAAATCGCCTCAACACTTTCAGTGCTGATTGAAAATAGACTAGTTAAACTGGAAATGCCAAAAGTACAGTTTAAAATCAGTATTGAACCTGCAAAAGACCTTTCAAACAAAGGCAAAGATGATGTTGAATTTTTAATTTCGCCAAATATCGGAGAGCCTTTAAAACCTCTTTCAAAGATTGCCAGCGGTGGAGAAATTTCAAGGGTTATACTTTCTATAAAAACTATATTTGCTCAAGCAGATAAGGTTAATACTGTAATTTTCGACGAAATAGACACAGGAATTAGCGGAAAAACTTCTCAGGCGGTTGCAGAGTCCGTTGCAGAGCTTGGAATCAGCCAGCAGGTTTTGTGTATAACCCATCAGCCGATTATTGCTGCTATGGCCGATAAACACCTTTATATAAAGAAAATTCAGGAGAATAACACTACAAATATTATTATTCAAGATTTAAATCAGGATGAAAAAATTAGAGCCCTTGCAGGACTAGCAAGCGGCTCTAATGATGATGAAAATTCATTAAATTTTGCAGCTAAACTTCTTGAGCAGGCTGAAAATTTTAAGAACAAATTTAAAACATATATTGTGTAA
- a CDS encoding aminotransferase class V-fold PLP-dependent enzyme — protein MIDVNEIRKNFPVTKNLIYLDHAAVAPLHNASKAVLEEYTEHFLNQGIKNYTYWYEKTEKIRENFAKFIGADPSEIAFIKSTSAGLSIFANGINFKEGDNIIIPEIEFPSNVYPWLNLQKKGVNVKFLNCDNGIIDTCKLESLIDEKTRVVSVSWVQFTNGYKADLAQISKICHNKSNQYGRKIYFCVDAIQGLGALKLEVNEIDIDFLAADGHKWFLAAEGAGFLYCNKNILDEIHPVTVGWKSVINPLDFTNIHFDLEKSAKKFEEGSMNLPGILTLGASLELFNKYGINNIENRILSLSKYACTLLEKKNIELLTINEDFCRSGIISFKTKNINADFEKLVQQNIQVSKRGNALRISPHVYNTVHEIENFVDNL, from the coding sequence GTGATAGACGTCAACGAAATAAGAAAAAACTTTCCTGTAACAAAAAACCTGATTTATCTGGATCATGCTGCTGTAGCACCTCTTCATAACGCTTCAAAAGCGGTCCTTGAAGAATATACAGAACATTTTTTGAATCAGGGTATAAAAAATTATACTTACTGGTACGAAAAAACTGAAAAGATAAGGGAAAATTTCGCAAAGTTTATAGGTGCAGACCCCTCAGAAATTGCTTTTATAAAAAGTACATCAGCAGGTTTATCGATATTTGCCAACGGAATAAACTTTAAGGAAGGCGATAATATAATAATTCCAGAAATAGAATTTCCTTCTAATGTGTATCCGTGGCTTAATTTGCAAAAAAAAGGCGTAAATGTAAAATTTTTAAATTGCGATAATGGAATAATTGACACCTGCAAACTCGAAAGTCTTATAGATGAGAAAACACGTGTTGTTTCAGTCAGCTGGGTACAATTTACAAACGGTTATAAAGCGGATTTAGCCCAAATCTCTAAAATCTGTCACAACAAATCAAACCAATACGGCAGAAAAATATATTTTTGCGTAGATGCAATACAGGGCTTAGGGGCATTAAAACTTGAAGTAAACGAAATAGACATTGATTTTTTGGCGGCAGATGGGCATAAGTGGTTTCTTGCCGCAGAAGGCGCAGGGTTTTTGTACTGTAATAAAAATATTCTTGACGAAATCCATCCCGTAACTGTCGGCTGGAAAAGCGTAATAAATCCGTTGGATTTTACAAATATCCATTTTGATCTGGAAAAATCTGCCAAGAAATTTGAAGAAGGAAGCATGAATTTGCCGGGGATTCTTACATTAGGAGCAAGTCTGGAGCTTTTTAACAAATACGGCATTAATAATATAGAAAACAGAATTTTAAGTCTTTCAAAATATGCCTGCACTCTTCTTGAGAAGAAAAATATTGAATTGCTTACAATAAACGAAGATTTTTGTAGGTCGGGAATTATTTCTTTTAAAACAAAAAATATTAATGCTGATTTTGAAAAACTTGTACAGCAAAATATACAAGTTTCAAAACGTGGAAATGCATTAAGGATATCTCCGCATGTATATAATACTGTACATGAAATTGAAAACTTTGTTGACAATTTATAA